Proteins encoded by one window of Pseudomonas tructae:
- the acs gene encoding acetate--CoA ligase, whose translation MSAAPLYPVRPEVAANTLTDEATYKAMYQQSVINPDGFWREQAQRLDWIKPFTKVKQTSFDDHHVDIKWFADGTLNVSYNCLDRHLAERGDQLAIIWEGDDPSEHRNITYRELHEQVCKFANALRGQDVHRGDVVTIYMPMIPEAVVAMLACARIGAIHSVVFGGFSPEALAGRIIDCKSKIVITADEGLRGGRRTALKANVDLALTNPETSSVQKIIVCKRTGGDIAWHQHRDIWYEDLMKVASSHCAPKEMGAEEALFILYTSGSTGKPKGVLHTTGGYMVYAALTHERVFDYRPGEVYWCTADVGWVTGHSYIVYGPLANGATTVLFEGVPNYPDITRVSKIIDKHKVNILYTAPTAIRAMMAEGQAAVAGADGSSLRLLGSVGEPINPEAWNWYHQTVGKGRCPIVDTWWQTETGGVLISPLPGATALKPGSATRPFFGVVPALVDNLGNLIEGAAEGNLVILDSWPGQSRSLYGDHDRFVDTYFKTFRGMYFTGDGARRDEDGYYWITGRVDDVLNVSGHRMGTAEIESAMVAHPHVAEAAVVGVPHDIKGQGIYVYVTLNGGVEPNEQLRLELKNWVRKEIGPIASPDVIQWAPGLPKTRSGKIMRRILRKIATAEYDGLGDISTLADPGVVQHLIDTHKAMNLASA comes from the coding sequence ATGAGTGCGGCTCCCCTGTATCCCGTTCGTCCCGAGGTTGCGGCCAACACGTTGACCGACGAGGCGACCTACAAGGCCATGTACCAGCAGTCGGTGATCAACCCGGACGGCTTCTGGCGCGAGCAGGCTCAACGCCTCGACTGGATCAAGCCTTTCACCAAGGTCAAGCAGACCTCCTTCGACGACCATCATGTCGATATCAAGTGGTTTGCTGACGGCACTCTGAACGTTTCCTACAACTGCCTTGATCGTCATCTGGCCGAGCGCGGCGATCAGCTCGCGATCATCTGGGAGGGCGACGATCCCTCCGAGCACCGCAACATCACCTACCGCGAACTGCACGAGCAGGTGTGCAAGTTCGCCAACGCCCTGCGTGGCCAGGATGTGCACCGCGGTGACGTGGTCACCATCTACATGCCGATGATCCCCGAAGCGGTGGTCGCCATGCTCGCCTGCGCCCGAATCGGCGCGATCCATTCGGTGGTGTTTGGTGGCTTCTCGCCTGAAGCGCTGGCCGGACGCATCATCGATTGCAAGTCGAAGATCGTCATCACCGCTGACGAAGGTCTGCGTGGTGGTCGTCGCACGGCACTCAAGGCCAATGTCGACCTGGCCCTGACCAACCCGGAAACCAGCAGCGTACAGAAAATCATCGTCTGCAAGCGCACCGGTGGCGACATTGCCTGGCACCAGCACCGCGACATCTGGTACGAAGACCTGATGAAGGTCGCTTCCAGCCATTGCGCGCCGAAGGAAATGGGCGCTGAAGAGGCGCTGTTCATCCTTTATACCTCCGGCTCCACCGGCAAGCCCAAGGGTGTGCTGCACACCACCGGTGGCTATATGGTGTATGCCGCGCTGACCCATGAGCGGGTATTCGACTACCGCCCAGGTGAAGTCTACTGGTGCACCGCGGACGTTGGCTGGGTCACCGGTCACAGCTACATCGTCTATGGCCCGCTGGCCAACGGTGCGACCACTGTGCTGTTCGAGGGTGTGCCGAACTACCCGGATATCACCCGCGTGTCGAAGATCATCGACAAGCACAAGGTCAATATCCTCTACACCGCGCCGACCGCCATCCGCGCGATGATGGCCGAAGGTCAGGCCGCCGTCGCCGGCGCTGACGGTTCAAGCCTGCGTTTGTTGGGCTCGGTGGGTGAGCCGATCAACCCAGAAGCCTGGAACTGGTACCACCAGACCGTCGGCAAGGGGCGTTGCCCGATCGTCGACACCTGGTGGCAGACCGAGACCGGTGGTGTGCTGATCAGCCCGCTGCCAGGCGCGACTGCGCTCAAGCCGGGTTCCGCGACCCGTCCGTTCTTCGGGGTGGTGCCGGCACTGGTGGATAACCTTGGCAACCTGATCGAGGGCGCCGCCGAAGGTAACCTGGTGATCCTCGACTCCTGGCCGGGCCAGTCACGTTCGCTGTATGGCGATCACGACCGCTTCGTCGACACCTACTTCAAGACCTTCCGCGGCATGTACTTTACCGGTGACGGTGCCCGTCGCGACGAAGATGGCTACTACTGGATTACCGGCCGGGTCGATGACGTGCTCAACGTTTCCGGCCACCGCATGGGCACTGCCGAGATCGAAAGTGCGATGGTTGCACACCCGCACGTTGCCGAGGCTGCCGTGGTTGGCGTGCCGCACGACATCAAGGGGCAAGGCATCTATGTCTATGTCACCCTCAATGGCGGCGTCGAGCCCAACGAACAGCTACGCCTGGAGCTGAAGAACTGGGTGCGCAAGGAGATCGGCCCGATTGCATCGCCAGATGTCATCCAGTGGGCACCAGGCCTGCCGAAAACCCGTTCGGGCAAGATCATGCGCCGTATCCTGCGCAAGATCGCCACGGCCGAGTACGACGGCCTGGGTGATATCTCGACCCTGGCTGATCCGGGTGTGGTGCAGCACCTGATCGATACCCACAAGGCCATGAACCTGGCCTCGGCCTAA
- a CDS encoding ABC transporter substrate-binding protein, producing the protein MKKLALLGALALSVFSLAALADEKPLKIGIEAAYPPFAFKQPDGSIAGFDYDIGNALCEEMKVKCTWVEQEFDGLIPALKVRKIDAILSSMSITDDRKKSVDFTGKYYLTPARLVMKEGTAVSEGLTELKGKKIGVQRGSIHDRFAKEVLGAQGATIVPYGTQNEIYLDVAAGRLDGTVADATLLEDGFLKTDAGKGFAFVGPAFTDAKYFGDGIGIAVRKGDALKDKINAAIAGIRANGKYKQIQDKYFNFDIYGPEAK; encoded by the coding sequence ATGAAGAAACTCGCACTGCTTGGCGCCCTGGCGCTGTCCGTGTTTTCCCTGGCGGCGCTGGCTGATGAGAAACCGTTGAAAATCGGGATCGAGGCCGCTTACCCACCGTTCGCTTTCAAGCAGCCCGATGGCAGCATCGCCGGCTTCGATTACGACATCGGCAACGCTTTGTGCGAAGAGATGAAGGTCAAGTGCACCTGGGTCGAGCAAGAGTTCGACGGCCTGATCCCGGCACTCAAAGTGCGCAAGATCGACGCCATCCTGTCGTCCATGTCGATCACCGACGATCGCAAGAAGTCCGTGGACTTCACCGGCAAGTACTACCTGACCCCGGCGCGCCTGGTGATGAAGGAAGGCACTGCGGTCAGCGAAGGCCTGACTGAACTCAAGGGCAAGAAGATCGGCGTGCAGCGCGGCTCGATCCACGACCGCTTCGCCAAGGAAGTGCTGGGTGCGCAAGGCGCTACCATCGTTCCTTACGGCACCCAGAACGAAATCTACCTGGACGTCGCCGCTGGTCGTCTGGATGGCACCGTCGCCGATGCTACGCTGTTGGAAGACGGTTTCCTGAAAACTGATGCTGGCAAGGGCTTCGCATTTGTCGGCCCGGCCTTCACCGACGCCAAGTACTTTGGTGACGGCATCGGTATCGCTGTACGCAAAGGCGACGCGCTGAAAGACAAAATCAACGCGGCCATCGCCGGCATCCGTGCCAACGGCAAGTACAAGCAGATTCAGGACAAGTACTTCAACTTCGACATCTACGGCCCAGAAGCCAAGTAA
- a CDS encoding ABC transporter permease, with amino-acid sequence MLKGYGAVILDGAWLTLQLALSSMALAIVLGLIGVALRLSPVRWLAWLGDLYSTVIRGIPDLVLILLIFYGGQDLLNRVAPLLGFDDYIDLNPLMAGIGTLGFIFGAYLSETFRGAFMAIPKGQAEAGMAYGMSNLQIFFRVLVPQMIRLAIPGFTNNWLVLTKATALISVVGLQDMMFKAKQAADATREPFTFFLAVAALYLVITSVSLLALRYLEKRYSVGVKAADL; translated from the coding sequence ATGTTGAAAGGCTACGGGGCAGTCATCCTCGACGGAGCGTGGCTGACGCTACAGCTCGCCTTGTCGTCCATGGCCCTGGCCATCGTGCTCGGTCTGATCGGTGTGGCGCTGCGTTTGTCGCCAGTGCGCTGGCTGGCCTGGCTCGGCGATCTGTATTCCACCGTGATCCGCGGGATTCCCGATCTGGTGCTGATCCTGCTGATCTTCTACGGCGGCCAGGATCTGCTCAATCGCGTCGCGCCGCTGCTCGGCTTTGACGATTACATCGACCTCAATCCGCTGATGGCGGGTATCGGCACCCTGGGTTTCATCTTTGGTGCCTATCTGTCGGAAACCTTCCGTGGTGCGTTCATGGCCATTCCCAAGGGGCAGGCCGAGGCCGGCATGGCCTATGGCATGAGCAACCTGCAGATTTTCTTCCGGGTGCTGGTGCCGCAGATGATTCGCCTGGCGATTCCTGGCTTCACCAATAACTGGCTGGTCCTGACCAAGGCTACCGCACTGATTTCGGTGGTCGGCTTGCAGGACATGATGTTCAAGGCCAAGCAGGCGGCCGATGCCACCCGCGAGCCTTTCACCTTCTTCCTGGCGGTCGCGGCGTTGTACCTGGTGATCACCAGTGTTTCGCTGCTGGCCCTGCGTTACCTCGAGAAGCGCTACTCGGTAGGCGTAAAGGCGGCTGATCTATGA
- a CDS encoding ABC transporter permease, with translation MIFDYNVIWEALPLYLGGLLTTLKLLALSLLFGLLAAIPLGLMRVSKQPLVNMSAWLYTYVIRGTPMLVQLFLIYYGLAQFEAVRESFLWPWLSSATFCACLAFAINTSAYTAEIIAGSLKATPHGEIEAAKAMGMSRVKMYRRILLPSALRRALPQYSNEVIMMLQTTSLASIVTLIDITGAARTVNAQYYLPFEAYITAGVFYLCLTFILVRLFKLAERRWLGYLAPRKH, from the coding sequence ATGATTTTCGACTACAACGTCATCTGGGAAGCGCTGCCGCTGTACCTGGGCGGCCTGCTGACCACCCTCAAGCTGCTGGCCCTGTCGCTGCTGTTCGGTTTGCTGGCGGCGATCCCGCTGGGGCTGATGCGGGTCTCCAAGCAACCGCTGGTGAACATGAGCGCCTGGCTCTACACCTATGTGATCCGTGGCACGCCGATGCTGGTGCAGCTGTTCCTGATCTACTACGGCCTGGCCCAGTTCGAAGCGGTGCGCGAAAGCTTCCTGTGGCCGTGGCTGTCGAGCGCAACCTTCTGCGCCTGCCTGGCCTTCGCCATCAATACCAGCGCCTACACCGCCGAAATCATCGCCGGCAGCCTCAAGGCCACGCCTCATGGCGAGATCGAGGCGGCCAAGGCCATGGGCATGTCGCGGGTCAAGATGTACCGGCGCATCCTGCTGCCATCGGCCCTGCGCCGGGCGCTGCCGCAGTACAGCAACGAAGTGATCATGATGCTGCAGACCACCAGCCTGGCGTCGATCGTGACCCTGATCGACATCACCGGTGCGGCGCGCACGGTCAACGCCCAGTACTACCTGCCGTTCGAGGCCTACATCACTGCCGGCGTGTTCTACCTGTGCCTGACCTTTATTCTGGTGCGCCTGTTCAAGCTGGCCGAACGCCGCTGGCTCGGCTACCTGGCGCCGCGCAAGCACTGA